A stretch of Deltaproteobacteria bacterium DNA encodes these proteins:
- a CDS encoding GIY-YIG nuclease family protein, protein MSTYGGVPQGNALIAQFHSKQLSSYTFELYPELWATPRIAEYYKSRTWAKTRFVDPPTITIPTQSGIYMFVVAPHCADLHDHSYIFYVGKTDNLRRRYRQYLREQRGEGQNPREKVVKFLHHLCDHVYFHFTLVPESELAEAENLLKDNLTPPANERVTIIGRLSTPSVQP, encoded by the coding sequence ATGTCCACCTACGGAGGAGTTCCCCAGGGAAATGCCCTAATAGCTCAATTCCATAGTAAGCAGCTAAGTAGTTATACTTTTGAGCTCTACCCTGAGCTTTGGGCGACTCCAAGGATAGCCGAATACTATAAGAGCAGAACCTGGGCAAAAACTCGCTTCGTAGATCCCCCTACAATCACAATTCCAACACAATCAGGGATCTACATGTTCGTTGTCGCCCCGCACTGTGCAGATCTACATGACCATTCCTACATCTTTTATGTAGGAAAGACTGACAATTTAAGGCGAAGATATCGCCAATATCTTAGAGAGCAACGAGGCGAAGGGCAAAACCCGAGAGAGAAAGTTGTTAAGTTTTTGCATCATTTATGCGACCATGTGTATTTTCACTTCACTTTAGTACCGGAAAGCGAGTTAGCGGAAGCTGAGAACTTGCTGAAGGATAATCTGACGCCACCTGCTAATGAGCGAGTGACAATTATTGGGAGGCTTAGCACCCCCTCCGTACAACCATGA
- a CDS encoding phosphoadenosine phosphosulfate reductase family protein → MSEATRHILCMSGGKDSTALALYMRDRVPAMEYVFCDTDKELTETYEYLNRVEAFLGKKIIRLNAKAGFDYWLEVYGGYLPSPNIRWCTRMLKLKPFEQYVGEQPVVSYVGLRADEDRIGYISTKSNIKAVFPFKEDGIDYAGVMKILEDSGIGLPPYLKWGRTHSGCYFCFFQRPIEWVRLLETHPDQFEQAMKYEKSSDEPGKTFTWNQRMSLSELRKPENIAAIKSRYAESEKQNRKNRGNRRLVEVLADMEEEDDGPKACLICQL, encoded by the coding sequence ATGAGTGAAGCGACACGACATATCCTCTGCATGTCTGGAGGAAAGGACAGCACGGCCCTCGCTCTGTACATGCGTGATCGGGTTCCTGCAATGGAGTATGTCTTCTGCGATACAGATAAGGAGCTCACTGAGACATACGAATATTTGAATCGCGTGGAAGCGTTCCTTGGAAAGAAGATTATTCGTCTCAATGCCAAGGCGGGCTTCGATTATTGGCTTGAGGTCTATGGCGGCTACCTTCCTTCGCCGAATATACGTTGGTGTACCAGGATGCTCAAGCTGAAGCCGTTCGAGCAGTATGTTGGTGAGCAGCCGGTCGTCAGTTACGTCGGGCTTCGCGCGGACGAGGATAGGATTGGCTACATCAGCACCAAGTCGAACATTAAGGCAGTGTTTCCATTCAAGGAGGATGGCATCGACTACGCCGGCGTGATGAAAATCCTTGAGGACAGCGGCATCGGTCTCCCACCATACCTGAAATGGGGGCGGACACACTCGGGCTGCTATTTCTGCTTTTTTCAGCGCCCCATTGAATGGGTGCGACTTCTCGAAACCCATCCAGATCAGTTTGAGCAGGCGATGAAGTACGAGAAGTCTAGTGACGAACCTGGGAAAACGTTCACCTGGAATCAGAGAATGTCGTTAAGCGAACTCCGGAAGCCGGAGAACATTGCGGCTATTAAGAGTCGGTACGCCGAGAGCGAGAAACAGAATCGCAAGAACCGAGGGAATCGGAGACTCGTTGAGGTTCTTGCTGATATGGAAGAAGAGGACGATGGGCCGAAGGCGTGTCTCATTTGCCAACTTTGA
- a CDS encoding IS110 family transposase — translation MRRHKPAAAGLDIGAQEIWACVPAERDAQPVRAFGTFTPDLHALADWLVQCQVTTVAMESTGVYWIPIYEVLETRGLEVYLVNARHLKHVPGRKSDVQDCQWLQQLHSYGLLTASFRPAEDMRVLRAYVRQRAMLLEHRAGHIQHMQKALQQMNVQLTQVLSDITGTTGMQIIRAIVAGERAPQVLARLRHGRCQRSEAEIAKALSGHYRAEHVFALKQALALYDFSTEQVRECDRYLEQHYAAIKPTYDEPPPPLGPDPKPNSHAKNAPAFDVRACLYRLLGFDLTATEGLEASSAQVIVAEIGTDMSKWPTEKHFASWLGLAPHNDISGGKVLRSKPLKGNRRAAQALRLAAQTLGRTQTALGSYDRRLRARKGPTQAITATAHKLARMLYHVLTHRTPYQPQPQEIYEQLLRQRALRHLKRTAMRLGFTLLPHPGAA, via the coding sequence CTGCGGCGGCACAAGCCGGCGGCGGCAGGGTTGGACATTGGAGCGCAAGAGATTTGGGCCTGCGTGCCGGCCGAGCGCGACGCGCAGCCGGTGCGGGCCTTTGGCACCTTCACGCCCGACTTGCACGCGTTGGCGGACTGGTTGGTGCAGTGTCAGGTGACGACGGTGGCGATGGAATCGACCGGGGTGTATTGGATTCCGATCTATGAGGTCTTGGAGACGCGCGGCCTGGAGGTCTATTTGGTCAATGCCCGCCATCTCAAGCACGTGCCCGGGCGCAAGAGCGACGTGCAGGATTGTCAGTGGCTTCAGCAGTTGCATAGCTATGGCTTGCTCACCGCCTCTTTTCGTCCCGCCGAAGACATGCGGGTGTTGCGGGCCTATGTGCGCCAGCGGGCGATGCTGCTCGAGCACCGGGCCGGGCATATTCAGCATATGCAGAAAGCCTTGCAGCAGATGAACGTCCAACTGACGCAAGTGTTGAGTGACATTACGGGCACCACGGGGATGCAGATCATTCGGGCCATTGTCGCCGGCGAGCGCGCCCCCCAAGTCCTGGCCCGCCTGCGTCACGGACGCTGCCAGCGCAGTGAGGCCGAGATTGCCAAAGCCCTGAGCGGCCACTACCGAGCCGAGCACGTCTTTGCGCTGAAGCAGGCCCTGGCCCTCTATGACTTCTCTACAGAGCAAGTGCGGGAATGCGATAGGTATCTTGAGCAGCACTATGCCGCCATCAAGCCCACCTACGACGAGCCGCCGCCGCCGTTGGGACCCGATCCCAAGCCCAATTCCCACGCCAAGAACGCTCCGGCGTTCGACGTGCGCGCCTGCTTGTATCGCCTTCTGGGCTTCGATCTGACGGCCACAGAGGGCCTGGAGGCGAGCAGTGCCCAAGTGATCGTGGCGGAAATCGGCACGGATATGAGCAAATGGCCCACCGAGAAGCACTTTGCCTCCTGGTTGGGCTTGGCCCCCCACAATGACATCTCGGGCGGGAAGGTGTTGCGCAGCAAACCCCTCAAAGGCAACCGCCGCGCCGCCCAAGCCTTGCGCTTGGCGGCCCAGACACTGGGGCGGACGCAGACGGCCTTGGGCAGTTATGACCGGCGCCTGCGAGCCCGTAAAGGCCCCACACAAGCGATCACGGCCACCGCGCACAAGTTGGCGCGTATGCTCTATCATGTCCTCACTCATCGCACTCCCTATCAACCTCAGCCTCAGGAGATCTATGAACAGCTCCTCCGCCAACGGGCGCTTCGTCATCTCAAACGGACCGCGATGCGACTGGGCTTCACGCTCCTCCCCCACCCGGGCGCTGCCTGA
- a CDS encoding DGQHR domain-containing protein produces the protein MKTTHFPCVKGMMGDWIYYVTVMSVSDIIQYVQFAEQVVPNRDLDSMIQREVSKRSKQIAEYLRTHDQRFFGSLIVAAYDGEPKFLPIAFADAPVLSQLEGKIGILQFDGSEQYYAVDGQHRLAALKEVVTENSARYKTDEISVIVICHTKDPEGMARARRLFTTVNRYAKQTAKVTNIVMDEDDGIAIISRRLVREAEFFTHRVKILNKQQASKLPSKPPKLATGEAMQASDKQYLMAIGTFYNCNEHLLPRSLHSFFSKKQQVPDYEKLEEGYNKISQRWENLIDNISIWCDLRDTALNLDNSRIENGGHVLARPVGIASFTKAAGEAFDKEISALDVTRCVQKFSSLNQIPWAGLLWNTSAKRMLAGREREKVASDVWRLLMGLQVEYEAVNREWKAQIDPRNEDPELKLPNPAMP, from the coding sequence ATGAAAACAACACATTTCCCTTGCGTAAAAGGAATGATGGGCGACTGGATTTATTATGTCACAGTGATGAGTGTGTCTGACATAATTCAATATGTTCAGTTTGCGGAGCAAGTCGTTCCCAATAGAGACCTAGATTCGATGATCCAACGAGAGGTCAGTAAACGATCAAAGCAGATTGCGGAGTATCTTCGTACTCACGACCAGAGGTTCTTTGGCTCCCTCATTGTTGCCGCATATGATGGAGAGCCTAAGTTTCTTCCCATCGCCTTTGCCGACGCCCCAGTGTTGAGTCAATTAGAAGGGAAGATTGGCATACTCCAATTCGATGGATCAGAACAATACTACGCGGTTGATGGACAGCATCGCTTGGCTGCCTTGAAGGAAGTTGTCACAGAAAACAGCGCTAGATACAAAACGGATGAAATATCTGTCATTGTTATCTGTCACACGAAAGATCCAGAGGGCATGGCACGGGCCCGAAGACTTTTCACTACGGTTAATCGTTATGCGAAGCAGACTGCAAAAGTCACCAATATCGTCATGGACGAGGATGATGGCATCGCCATTATTTCCCGCCGCTTGGTTAGGGAAGCAGAGTTCTTCACACACCGAGTGAAGATCTTAAATAAGCAACAAGCCTCCAAACTACCCTCCAAACCACCGAAGCTAGCGACCGGAGAAGCGATGCAAGCGTCAGATAAACAGTATCTGATGGCGATTGGAACTTTCTATAACTGCAATGAGCATTTGCTTCCTCGCTCACTACATTCATTTTTCTCGAAGAAGCAGCAGGTACCCGACTATGAAAAGCTAGAGGAAGGATACAATAAAATCTCACAACGGTGGGAGAACTTAATTGACAATATCAGCATCTGGTGTGACCTGCGGGACACTGCTCTCAATTTAGACAACTCTCGGATAGAAAACGGCGGCCACGTTCTAGCTCGTCCTGTTGGCATTGCCTCATTCACAAAAGCTGCTGGAGAAGCTTTTGACAAGGAGATTTCTGCGCTGGACGTCACGCGTTGCGTGCAGAAGTTTTCGTCTCTCAATCAGATACCGTGGGCTGGCCTCCTGTGGAATACCTCGGCAAAGCGAATGTTGGCCGGCCGTGAACGTGAGAAAGTTGCAAGCGACGTGTGGCGCTTACTGATGGGTCTCCAAGTTGAATACGAGGCTGTTAATAGAGAGTGGAAAGCACAAATTGACCCACGAAATGAGGACCCAGAACTAAAGCTCCCTAATCCAGCAATGCCTTGA
- a CDS encoding aminotransferase class V-fold PLP-dependent enzyme translates to MRRKTPISPYLYGGHQERGLRGGTESVPLIVGMGKAAQLARNHLPEYEKKVRPLRDKLEDRILASVPNTELNGHRTQRLANTSNLTFHGIESEALLILLDKEGICASSGSACLADSDEPSHVIKAMKPDSTASQQMIRFSLDVDNSPKEVEQTVAAVRSCVRALSR, encoded by the coding sequence GTGCGACGCAAGACGCCAATCTCACCGTACCTGTATGGCGGCCACCAAGAACGCGGGCTGCGCGGCGGCACCGAGAGTGTGCCGTTGATTGTCGGCATGGGTAAAGCCGCACAATTGGCGCGTAATCACTTACCCGAGTACGAGAAAAAAGTCCGTCCGCTTCGGGACAAGCTAGAAGATAGAATTCTCGCTTCCGTTCCTAACACAGAACTGAACGGTCATAGAACGCAGCGACTCGCCAACACCAGCAACCTCACCTTCCACGGTATTGAATCTGAAGCGCTGCTCATCTTGCTCGACAAGGAAGGCATCTGCGCCTCGTCAGGCTCGGCGTGTCTCGCCGATTCGGATGAACCGTCACACGTCATTAAAGCCATGAAACCGGACTCCACCGCCTCGCAGCAGATGATCCGGTTTTCGCTTGATGTCGATAACAGCCCAAAGGAAGTCGAGCAGACCGTAGCCGCCGTTCGGAGCTGCGTGCGTGCGCTGAGTAGGTGA
- a CDS encoding DNA translocase FtsK produces MTSDELVGKVAARYLRDHLSEDDSTGVARYLLDCLTADQTAAIAKTILADTSLSQQVEIKLPTHFVGHLGLPSDVLTNERTTYFRNADCDKPVLLLANTGDDEGQSLKDLVSIDEPLLRERAELWVNMAADGLPLNEQHKKWWIKALQGLLEVRAFALDRLAQYILQTRTAIEDGQPILFALGRALPALHVPRDTAFFSTLNEKSAGQLAKWKTLYDQAIRKRACYLMKQTPTQALLVEDDLLNAFEKVKDAIPNELHRTITAFIRTDSNWNEEAAALAQCEWDSIKPLFDGLKREKFNLGQATRDFYDERESDLLTTDETDYLARLSKSKSREAQDDDEDFYRRHRAELKEQPSLKTKWDKFIYGAPIEAEDFLVGVALCLERLFDKDMPSSKRRLRITSDRRTRKDLRELNLDAGLFFTRRYRGLKELLGNRVSWDVGELMNFETVSDQWRKATKPYVNHSVAKSALQLKFTLELEVELSNGAAETSFKQLIWMYDPNAIACEFSGDWTRLSEHPLVYTHVNRQVISSKGRFQSLDLRDVSTLYAVYDRDRGSLISIYKKGQDISLLWPANLIKMQGQGMISEGTGARLLRLFQTFQTSYTDAISGFLQHGLACDALVKQAEDYGALLYALCKEAKGDRNREHLLQPLLQIGAVTVDGGRVTTIVTPWHPLRLAAMAHKAHQVASLVRHLLTVDDIFFGDPPFFFKELEQELLHPYYPEIVLGWTATKPELLSLSDHYLDYSLHESPIISNDGFNDTNENPSETASLIVDLTKRFLALYPHEKANLSIVLYNCDSARLPYAVVDKMNELHEDEEDMRCQIILRHRDGEKLRGLYEKIIESSEADADSFVSSEAAKDFMARLRIGIMADQAPVRDPKDGPPADIVFLQDVIARHAGVEWYAESSNPVESASFIPARWSRRRPSALDDMKSVVYLCCPVQTMEGWAFITALTTFLKGDWDGGEDKRLLPARKLDFNDPLTASIFHEIHDLGNWVVNYDELLDRRQLLNQNVKVIRYKQGVTQGRNTLISSTAPLTLLRSMVLGRIKDLNLELGEIDCQKLTERFINDANEVSGDIVLRAAKRGRNASELMGIVLSRYMMQHELGSNRRFGWYFLDDYAEWLGQREEQIADILTLSPEDTSDDKLHLAVMIGESKYIDIANLAAKRKESQKQLRDTMRRISDAVFGSPKRLDRDLWLSRFSDLMLNGIQFPANSPIDLSAWRRAVREGQCHIYLRGYSHVFVSGLSDAPECSDFAVVAEAESSYQEVFSRTRLQELVRSYWQDLDPTPIRRIVADQDIWKEQSYRKPSEQIRIVQRRTPPDEAPQNIEAPSGDIESPQLHALPSMPLPSVTPPTSAPHQESPRVDQTTKVSATWAYPQVSQLLKTYSESTPDNSADTEWLQQIVNSCKGALQQFQLQSKLLSHVLTPNAALLKFQGGANLTVEQVLRRRSEFLTTHKLNVISVRAEPGAVAIAIARPNRRVLHLPEVWQDWHPDCSHGNHELLIAVKEEDSGLLFLSPKSNAPHTLIAGSTGSGKSVLMQNIILGIACTNTPEQAQIILIDPKLGVDYFEFEDLPHLQNGIIDDQQKAILRLSELVAEMDRRYTVLRANKVANVFDLNRKPNATEHLPFLWVIHDEFAEWMMTEEYADDVSNIVGRLGVKARAAGISLVFAAQRPDARVMPMQLRANLGNRLVLRVDGEGTSEIALTEKGAERLLGKGHLAAKLEGELDIMFAQVPFVSSEFLSQVVGSLKENTSHHDTEQ; encoded by the coding sequence ATGACCAGTGACGAACTCGTTGGTAAGGTTGCCGCTCGCTATCTGCGCGATCATTTATCGGAAGATGACTCGACAGGTGTTGCTCGTTATCTACTTGATTGTCTGACTGCGGATCAGACCGCAGCGATTGCAAAGACTATTCTCGCAGATACAAGTCTCTCGCAACAAGTCGAAATCAAGTTGCCTACTCACTTTGTTGGACATTTGGGTTTACCCTCCGATGTCCTCACGAATGAGCGTACGACGTACTTCCGAAACGCGGACTGCGATAAACCCGTATTGCTCCTCGCTAACACAGGAGACGATGAGGGTCAGTCCTTAAAGGATTTGGTGTCCATTGACGAACCTCTCCTCAGAGAGCGTGCTGAACTATGGGTGAACATGGCCGCTGACGGGCTCCCATTGAATGAGCAACACAAGAAGTGGTGGATAAAAGCACTTCAAGGTCTGCTTGAGGTCAGGGCGTTTGCTCTTGATCGGCTTGCCCAGTACATTTTGCAGACTCGCACGGCCATTGAAGATGGACAGCCGATTTTGTTTGCCCTTGGCCGTGCGCTTCCAGCACTCCACGTGCCGAGAGACACAGCGTTCTTCTCCACTCTCAATGAGAAATCGGCAGGTCAACTAGCGAAATGGAAAACGCTGTACGATCAAGCCATTCGCAAGCGCGCTTGCTATCTCATGAAGCAAACGCCGACTCAGGCGTTGTTAGTGGAAGACGACTTGCTGAACGCTTTTGAGAAGGTTAAGGACGCTATTCCCAACGAGCTCCATCGAACGATTACGGCTTTTATTCGTACGGATAGTAATTGGAATGAGGAGGCCGCCGCCCTCGCTCAGTGTGAGTGGGACTCAATAAAGCCGCTCTTTGACGGCTTGAAACGAGAAAAATTTAACCTGGGGCAAGCCACGCGTGATTTCTATGATGAACGCGAATCCGATCTGTTAACCACAGACGAAACGGACTACCTCGCTCGATTGAGTAAAAGCAAGTCACGAGAAGCTCAGGACGACGACGAAGATTTTTATCGACGACATCGTGCAGAGCTCAAGGAACAACCGTCACTCAAGACCAAATGGGACAAATTTATTTATGGCGCGCCCATTGAAGCCGAAGACTTTCTGGTCGGCGTGGCGTTGTGCTTGGAACGGCTGTTTGACAAAGACATGCCTTCGTCAAAACGGCGACTGAGAATTACTAGTGACCGCCGCACTCGGAAGGATCTCCGGGAACTCAACCTCGATGCAGGTCTGTTCTTCACGCGTCGCTACCGTGGCCTCAAAGAACTCCTTGGAAATCGCGTGTCGTGGGATGTCGGCGAACTCATGAACTTTGAGACCGTTAGCGATCAGTGGCGAAAGGCAACGAAACCATACGTGAATCACTCTGTGGCTAAGTCGGCCTTGCAGTTAAAGTTCACGTTGGAGCTAGAAGTCGAACTGTCGAATGGAGCAGCGGAGACTTCCTTTAAGCAACTCATCTGGATGTACGATCCAAACGCGATTGCCTGCGAGTTTTCCGGCGATTGGACGCGTTTAAGCGAACACCCGCTCGTATACACACATGTGAACCGTCAGGTGATCAGCAGCAAAGGGCGATTCCAATCCCTGGATTTGCGAGACGTTAGCACCCTGTACGCCGTATACGACCGGGATCGAGGGTCTCTTATCTCTATCTACAAAAAAGGACAGGATATCTCTCTCCTTTGGCCCGCTAACCTTATAAAGATGCAGGGACAGGGAATGATCTCCGAAGGGACTGGGGCACGACTGCTTCGGCTGTTTCAGACTTTTCAGACGAGCTATACAGACGCGATTTCGGGATTTCTACAGCATGGACTCGCGTGCGACGCACTCGTGAAGCAGGCTGAAGATTATGGCGCGTTACTGTATGCGCTCTGTAAAGAGGCAAAGGGTGACCGAAACCGCGAGCATCTCCTGCAACCACTCTTACAGATTGGCGCTGTCACTGTAGACGGCGGTCGGGTGACTACTATTGTTACTCCCTGGCATCCATTGCGGTTAGCTGCAATGGCGCACAAGGCGCACCAAGTCGCCTCCTTAGTACGTCATCTCCTCACAGTCGATGATATTTTCTTTGGAGACCCGCCGTTCTTTTTCAAGGAACTTGAGCAGGAGTTGTTACATCCCTATTACCCAGAGATCGTACTGGGCTGGACCGCAACGAAACCAGAGCTGTTGTCTCTGAGCGATCACTATCTTGATTACAGCCTGCACGAATCTCCTATCATTAGTAATGATGGGTTTAATGACACAAACGAAAACCCGTCGGAAACTGCTTCTCTTATCGTCGATTTAACGAAGCGGTTTTTGGCACTCTACCCACACGAGAAGGCGAATCTCTCTATTGTTCTCTACAATTGTGACTCCGCACGCCTCCCCTACGCCGTTGTGGACAAAATGAATGAACTCCACGAAGACGAAGAGGACATGCGCTGCCAGATTATTCTCCGCCATCGAGACGGAGAAAAGCTCCGCGGGCTGTACGAGAAAATCATTGAGTCTTCAGAAGCAGATGCCGACTCGTTCGTGTCCAGCGAAGCAGCGAAAGATTTTATGGCGCGACTCCGCATCGGCATTATGGCCGATCAAGCGCCGGTGCGTGATCCGAAGGATGGACCTCCAGCAGACATTGTGTTCTTGCAGGATGTCATTGCCAGGCATGCGGGCGTGGAGTGGTATGCTGAGAGCAGCAACCCTGTAGAATCGGCTTCCTTTATCCCGGCACGGTGGTCGCGGCGGCGTCCCTCGGCTCTCGACGACATGAAATCGGTCGTTTATCTCTGCTGCCCAGTGCAAACCATGGAAGGCTGGGCATTTATCACCGCGCTCACTACTTTTCTGAAAGGTGACTGGGATGGAGGCGAAGACAAACGCTTGCTTCCAGCGAGAAAACTTGATTTCAATGACCCTCTCACGGCAAGCATCTTCCACGAGATCCATGACCTTGGGAATTGGGTCGTCAACTACGACGAGCTGCTTGATCGCCGCCAGCTGCTGAATCAGAACGTCAAGGTCATCCGCTACAAGCAGGGCGTCACGCAGGGCCGCAATACGCTGATCTCATCGACTGCGCCACTCACCCTGTTGCGTTCAATGGTCCTGGGACGGATTAAAGACCTCAATCTTGAGTTGGGCGAGATTGACTGCCAAAAACTGACCGAGAGATTCATCAATGATGCAAATGAAGTCTCTGGCGATATTGTGCTGCGCGCCGCCAAACGAGGCCGCAACGCCAGTGAACTCATGGGGATTGTGCTGAGTCGTTATATGATGCAGCACGAGCTTGGTTCCAATCGACGTTTCGGCTGGTATTTTCTTGATGACTACGCCGAGTGGCTCGGCCAGCGTGAGGAACAGATCGCCGACATCCTTACACTCTCACCGGAGGACACATCTGACGATAAGCTCCACCTCGCCGTGATGATTGGAGAATCAAAATACATAGACATCGCAAACCTCGCCGCCAAACGGAAAGAGTCACAAAAACAACTGCGTGACACCATGCGTCGCATCAGCGACGCCGTCTTTGGGAGTCCTAAGCGGCTCGATCGCGACCTGTGGCTCTCGCGTTTCTCTGACCTCATGCTGAACGGTATTCAGTTTCCGGCGAACTCCCCGATCGATCTCTCGGCATGGCGGAGAGCCGTGCGTGAAGGCCAGTGTCACATTTATCTGCGTGGTTACTCGCACGTCTTCGTTTCGGGTCTCTCTGACGCACCGGAGTGTTCAGACTTTGCCGTGGTCGCTGAGGCGGAGTCTTCGTATCAAGAAGTATTCTCGCGGACGCGCCTACAGGAATTGGTCCGGAGTTATTGGCAAGACCTCGATCCAACACCGATACGAAGGATAGTCGCAGATCAAGACATATGGAAGGAACAGTCCTACCGTAAGCCCTCCGAGCAGATACGAATTGTGCAGCGGCGGACGCCACCTGATGAAGCGCCTCAGAACATTGAGGCCCCTTCCGGCGATATTGAGAGCCCTCAACTTCATGCTCTTCCTTCAATGCCACTACCATCCGTAACTCCCCCCACATCCGCGCCGCACCAGGAGTCCCCACGTGTCGACCAGACAACGAAAGTCTCTGCGACTTGGGCATATCCACAGGTGAGTCAATTATTAAAGACCTATAGCGAGAGCACGCCTGACAACAGTGCTGATACGGAATGGCTCCAACAGATTGTGAACTCGTGCAAAGGAGCCTTGCAACAATTTCAGTTACAGTCGAAGCTGTTGAGTCATGTCCTCACCCCAAACGCAGCTTTGTTGAAGTTTCAAGGTGGTGCAAACCTCACTGTAGAGCAGGTATTACGGCGGCGGTCTGAATTTCTGACGACGCATAAACTCAACGTCATTTCGGTCCGAGCGGAGCCGGGAGCAGTCGCTATCGCGATAGCTCGTCCAAATCGTCGCGTGTTGCATTTACCTGAAGTATGGCAAGACTGGCATCCTGACTGCTCGCACGGGAATCACGAACTGCTGATCGCCGTGAAAGAAGAAGATAGCGGCCTTTTGTTCCTTTCGCCGAAGTCTAATGCACCACACACACTAATTGCCGGATCAACTGGCAGTGGAAAATCTGTGCTGATGCAAAATATCATCTTGGGAATCGCTTGCACGAACACTCCTGAGCAGGCTCAGATTATTCTTATCGATCCCAAATTAGGGGTAGATTATTTCGAGTTCGAAGACTTACCGCATTTACAGAATGGGATTATTGATGATCAACAGAAAGCAATTCTGCGTTTAAGTGAACTTGTAGCGGAAATGGACCGTCGCTACACAGTACTCAGAGCCAATAAGGTTGCAAATGTTTTTGACCTGAACAGGAAACCGAATGCGACGGAGCATCTCCCCTTTCTCTGGGTGATCCACGATGAATTTGCCGAGTGGATGATGACTGAAGAGTACGCTGATGATGTCTCGAATATCGTTGGTCGATTGGGCGTCAAGGCGCGGGCCGCAGGAATTTCCTTGGTGTTTGCCGCACAACGGCCTGATGCGAGGGTAATGCCGATGCAACTACGCGCTAATCTCGGAAATCGGCTGGTGCTTCGGGTGGATGGAGAGGGTACATCTGAAATTGCACTCACTGAGAAGGGCGCGGAGCGGCTGCTTGGCAAGGGGCATCTCGCTGCAAAGCTTGAAGGCGAGCTGGATATCATGTTTGCGCAGGTACCTTTTGTCAGTAGCGAATTCTTGTCACAAGTGGTAGGGAGCTTGAAAGAAAACACGAGCCATCACGATACAGAGCAGTAG
- a CDS encoding DUF4007 family protein — protein MIMEKKYRISGHETFPCRYTWLPKAVRGLSKNPQLFSDEDQAMVDLGVGKNMVRAIRYWAQTTGVVKQSDKGKTHLLSPFGETLLGEDGLDPFLEDIRTLWLIHWNLSTDVENPLLAWDYLLNRWHEPEFAPSAVLKVLHKEANRHSENLSLVTVEQHLDTFLHTYIPTRGHKREVQEDNLDCPLVELELIVKVGDRDLEHLSGRRESIYIFRRDEKPDVTLALFVYCLYDFWHKRHQTEATLPLREVAYGYGSPGQVFKLSEEEVRTRAEGLEQYTGGLITYTESASMQQFRKHGERNSIELLKKVYAEEEGHG, from the coding sequence ATGATAATGGAGAAAAAATATCGAATCTCGGGACACGAAACCTTCCCTTGTCGCTACACTTGGCTGCCCAAAGCAGTCCGAGGTTTGTCCAAAAATCCGCAGCTCTTCTCGGATGAAGACCAAGCGATGGTCGATTTGGGTGTTGGGAAGAATATGGTGCGTGCTATTCGCTACTGGGCACAAACCACTGGCGTAGTAAAACAGTCAGATAAAGGGAAGACGCATCTTTTGTCTCCGTTTGGAGAGACATTGCTTGGTGAGGATGGTCTTGACCCGTTCCTGGAAGATATCCGCACGTTATGGCTCATTCATTGGAACCTCTCCACTGATGTTGAAAATCCTCTGTTAGCTTGGGACTACCTGCTGAATCGCTGGCATGAGCCAGAGTTCGCACCGAGCGCGGTTCTCAAGGTGTTGCACAAGGAGGCGAACCGGCATAGCGAGAACCTTTCTCTTGTGACTGTGGAGCAACATCTCGATACGTTTTTGCACACCTACATTCCTACTCGTGGCCACAAAAGAGAAGTGCAGGAAGACAACCTCGATTGTCCGCTTGTTGAACTTGAGCTCATCGTCAAGGTGGGTGATCGAGACCTTGAGCATTTGTCGGGGCGACGAGAATCGATTTATATTTTCCGTAGAGACGAGAAGCCCGATGTTACCCTTGCACTTTTCGTGTACTGCTTGTACGACTTTTGGCACAAGCGCCACCAAACCGAAGCAACCTTACCACTTCGGGAGGTTGCCTATGGATATGGTAGCCCGGGGCAGGTTTTTAAATTATCAGAAGAAGAGGTGCGCACACGAGCTGAAGGCTTAGAGCAATACACTGGAGGGCTTATTACCTATACGGAATCCGCGAGTATGCAACAGTTTCGAAAGCATGGCGAAAGGAACAGCATCGAGTTGCTGAAGAAAGTCTATGCAGAGGAGGAGGGGCATGGCTGA